The genomic segment TTGAATGAAACTAATATATTTATctatcaaaaacaaacaaacaaacaaacaaacaaaaaaacaacaacaaacaaacacagtcaaatGGACATTTGGGCATCATGTGTAGAAATGTGCAGCTCTTCTGGGTCCCCCACTCCAAAATAGGTGAGGAACGTAATTTAAAGAAATCGTAGGAAATGAAATGCAGTTTTAGCAAATGTTTGCTTCTTGGTTCAAATGCACGGCCATTCCCGAGTCCTGTGTTTGCAGTTCAATTGAACTAAATTTtatggcaccaaatcacaacaacagtcagctCGAGATGCTTTATAtcgtaaggtaaagaccctacaataatatgcTGTGCCCAGGGCtaagtttttaatgtttgtaaCATTAAATGCTGGTTTGCACTGTATTGTTCATTATTTAATTCAAACACTCTGCAGTTGATAAAAAGCCACATTCTGCCACCTAGTGTTCACATTCTTAAAGACAGGGGGAAAGCCCCCTTTACATTCATCTGCTGCCACATTTGTCATATTCACATTACGACATTTAAATTCACAATTTTAGAACTTGGCAGCAGTGAATAAACAAGTCGTTTTCTCTCTATATGACTTTTGTGCGTGCGTGCTGACCGCAGAGCAGCCCCCACACACTCCTCCTTACTTCAGAAAGAGCTGATCTGCAACTTCTCTGTAACCCAGAACAAAACGGAAGCAATTGTCCAGTGGGCGGGTTGTTTTCTACATTTTTCTTCTccaaatgactgaaaatgaggGGCCGGCTCTGGAGCAATTGGTGCcgtaagcaaaaacaaactttgCAAGTCAAAGTAGTAATAGCTTGTGGAAAAATATCACCTTCAGCAGAGGGGTGTTGAAGAAAGGAGGTTAGGttgcagagtgtgtgtgtgtgtgtgtgtgtgtgtgtgtgtgtgtgtgtgtgtgtggtgggtgAGGGGGTTGGTGAGGCACTGGAGGAAGAGCGGGGGAGGCCAACTTGGATGCATGTGCTGCAAATTAGGCAGGCAGCCCCTCATGTTGGTAGCAGCGGAGGAGACAAGAGCGCGGGTGTTTCTGCACGGCTGCAGACTGCTGCTTGCACCTTGGGGGATGACTGACCCGGGTGCGAAAAGAGGGAAGCCAACACATTAGGCTATGACGAACACTTGCTTGCCAGTGGCCCCCCACCCCCTCTCTCTTTAGCCCTATACGCAGCCCCTGGGGAACCCTTGCACGCACTCAAGCAGCCTCTGCATATTCACTCCCCGTGTGAGTCTTCAGTCGCCCTTTTCTTTAAACAAGACCTCCTTTCCCCTCTACATGTGTTTGAGGCCTGCCGtcccctcctcccctccctcGGCCACCGCGAAAAGGCTGTGCTTCATTTCGTTCTGGATGGGAGTCTACATTTGTTCTGAAAATAAGCAGCCAGCCTCATTTTGCAGGAATATGCACAAACGTCTTCAAGGTTTCACGCCTGATAAACACAGAAGCAGAGTTCTATTTCACTGCAACACTTGAATACACACTTCCACAAGAAGTACAAACAATACTATCCAGGTAATCTCTCTCCAGTCACACTCACACGCAGATAAATAACATTTCTGCACCACGGTTTTACACAGATTTGGAGTTTATTCACACATAACATACTACAGTGGGTAATGTATTCAAGAAACATTGAACAGCGCTGTCATATgacacaggaaaaacaaaacaaaaacaacgaaAAAGACACCGAACCCTTTCTTTGCCATTATATAAAAATAGTGTTGCTACAAAAGTATAAATTAGGTTTACTAATAAGACAACTCAGATCTGAATCTACACAGGAAAATGCTGCCAAAGTGcgataaaaagacaaaatgaagaGAATCAAAACATACTTTTTTTGCGTTTTAGCAGAGtataaaaaggaagaaatacCTGTAAAATAGGATGAAAGCAACACTAGTTTCTTAACCTGAATTGATAATACAGACTAATCCATAGTTAAAACAACAGATCTCCATGTTAGCATTCTTATACCACATTTTAACAACCGAACCTTTATTATGTGAATAAGTTAAAATcctgaaacaaaataaaacttacagctgatttcagttttctAGTAACAGTATCTAAGTTGAGTTTTCTATTATATCAAAACCTTCTGAAATGCTACTGTAGAAAAAGAGGTATAATGTTATTGGTGCTCCCTACTTTATCTCTGAAATGAAGGTGCCCCCTTGTGGCATAAAAACAGCAGTTCTCTTGTATTTACATAATACATCCTCTGAAAATGGATGATGTCAACCCATTAACATCAGTCCACAATCAGCACAGCTACTCCCACCTTGAAAGGTTAGAATTCAGTCCGGGGTTGCTTATCCAACTCCTAATGAGTGTCTTAAACATCAACTGAGAGCCAATATGATTCATTTCCATCTGATGAGAGACACTGGCTTATAACGTTATATATCAGAACTCTTATTAAAAGCATGCATATCTTAGATATACTCGTTTAATCAACAAAAGAACGCTATTTCTACAGAAAATTAAGTTGACATCATTACGTCAACAATGGCATTTTGTCCCAGAGCATATCCTATTGAAAATACTTATTTAAAAACTCTAAGAAAAAATCCCTTCATCATTCAGTTGAGGATAACTTGAAACCACAAATCATTGTACAGTATTTTGACTATGTCTTTGACGAGCCTAAATTTTTGTATGAACATCTGATTTCCAATCTTTAAATTACAACACTACCTTCTGAGTACTGAGGTAAAACATTGGATTggtaattaaaaaattaaatacaatttacagcaatttttcttcttcttcctcttcttttttttgattttttttttaccaaaatatataaatatatatatttaaaaaaaaaaaaaaaaaaaaaaaaaacacacattagaTATATTAAGAAAACCATTATGGGGAAAAAAGCATTTATGAAATACTAAATCATAGCTTGGAGGTAAGGAGGGCTACAGTCTATTAAAAAACATCTTGTGTAGTTATGAACAGTTTGTAATGCAGAGCCTTTGACCTTTAATTGACATAAgggttttaaagttttaatgcCACTAAAACAAAGATGACACATGTTATGACATGAGTAAAAAGGGCATTCTGGTGTAATAAAAAGAATCTGATGTCCAACCATAATCTGATAGTTGCTCCCTctgttttcttgtgtgtctTTTTCTATCATTCTTCACAAACTCAAAGGTTACAGTCACATTAACCTTATATTTAACTGTAAACTGCCCTTCACCAACCCTCGAAAAAAGGATGTGAACTTTAGGTTCAAATGCGGATGATGAGTATCGATCGCTACGAGGATGACGGGCAGCCTTTCAGTCAATAAGCACGATATGCAGAAGCATCAGAGTAGTGACATCAGTTCCAAATACAGTGCGTCAGTGTTTCTATTGGCCGGAAAATAAACCAATTCAAGGTCAGAAGTAAcactgaaacaggaaatgaatgtTTGAATGGACCTGTCGTACACAAGCAGCAGCTGAAATGAACGAGACACAAAATACTGAGAGGGAACACATGTAATATGTCTGTACCTGAAGTTGCCCGAGGGCTTAAAGTTgggcaaaaaaaattaaatcatacactgtttgtttgtttttttactcttaaTCGTGTAATAGTGATACTTAGGTTGGCTGTTAGCGTTTAAATAAGGGGCAGGTGATGTAGCCCGAGGCtcgaaaacaaaatacaaataaaatccGCCAAACGACAATTTTCAAAAAGAGTCTCTGATATCTACCACTGAGTCATTTCAGTATACGTTTATACAGTGGATACTTGTCCTTGTTACATGTGAATACTGTGCTACTGTAAAGATTATTACTGACCTTGTGGGAACGAAAAAGATGAAAGCACACATGCTCAGTTAATCTGACATTTTGACAACAAGCACTTTGAAAGTACAGTGGTTGTCCATGAGTCGTTTGAGCACTGGGACACTGCTTTGTTTCCCTTTCTATgcgaataaaagaaaaagtaaataaaatgtctACAAGCCATTGAAAGGATGAGTCAAAAGAAGGCCATTAAACAGTAATATAAAGGCATGATGTTGGCTCTGACTGTAGGGTTTAAGGTGATTGCATGACAGAGACTTAAGGCCCAAAAAACAGAGATAACAAACCAGTACTCGACTAATTAGTACCAGAAGCAACAAACAAGATTTACAGTATAGCTTCCATTCATCCAAGTCATTTTAGGAGGTAAAAGCTCAAGTGTATGTATACTAGGatccataaaaaaataaataacttgaCATATGCATGCGTTGACTTTAGTAAATGCACAAGCAGAATTTGTCCTGTAAAAAATAAACCCTCAGTGTTTCTTCTCTTGTTTGCTGCGATTGGCACTAACTGTATTTGGGGTGGAACGTTTCACAAAAGTCACGGTTCAGTACATACCTCGGCATTGAGGTCACAGTTTGGTTTCTTTTCGGTACAGTGAGGAAAAGTGGCGGTGCCTTCTTGGATATGGTCGTTCCTGAGAAAATCCCATTGATTTTACAAACAAATAACTGAAAGAGTTTATCCTTGATAATTAACTGTAGGAGTGTGATGAGAACAGTCAGAGAAACTATGGCCTGTGGATAAAGCTTATTGCCTTAAAAATGGAAACGTGTAGCTCACAAAAGGAAGACAGCATGTATATACGAAATTATAAATGCAAAAAGCATGAGTCCCTACTGACAAGTCTTTTTAGACTgagcttaaaataaaatagacttaTAGGCGCAAACAAAGATTTATGCAAGTATCGATTAGCATTTTGCCTCCAAGCGACAGCCTTTCATCTGAGGGAAAAGCAAAGGTAAAATGTCTTCAGTGTAAGAACAACTTACGCAATTTTTAATCGGCTACAGAGCTGAGTGATGTAGCAGTACTGGAAACTAACAATGAGATAGTCAAAAGGGTCACATAATGCTATCACTGCTCGATATAATGTACGGATTAATCACGTTTTTTTTAACTGCCTGTTAGGATATGGTACAGCTGAATGAAATCGAACCACAAACAGATTCTAATGTGATGTTTTCCTCTTTGTAGATGTATGAAAATCACTTGTAAAGAAAAGTCCACCAAAGATAAAGTTTATCATTTCGTCTCTTCTGTGCAAGTCAGTGAGTTTGACTTTTATATCTAGCAGCATAAGACTTGTATctagaatgaaaacaaaacgTCGGATCACTTTTCTTTACCATTGgtaacataaaaaagaaaagcatcacacttgttttgtctgtgtttttctgctACTTTTTACCTTTTTGAATGAAAAAGTTGCATGCACTGCATGCGAATCATCTGCAGCTACATTTTAGGACACTGATGCAACCATCAAAGTCAACTGCAGTGATTAAGCTCTCAGTTACCTGCTCGtggctgaatgtgctgaaaaataaacatttctatGACTTGTGATAATAAATGATAAACCTAGTACACCTATTTGTCAGAGGTGCAATGGCAGTGAAGATCCACcgcttgattttttttgtcatacACCAATGAATATTACTTTAGAGACTGTAAATACCTGGTCAACTTTGACAGTCAATTTTCAGAGGTCTATGACAGGAGCTTCAAGCAATGAATGCTTTACCTGAAAATGTTGTCATCCACTGAGAATAACAGCATTGTAGCCTTGTAGTAGTTTAGTTAATAGGCTGGAGTAAATCAAATCACTGGCTGTGACAAGACTAAACTCATCCTGTTTATGTGTGCATCCCAAACCGAGGGCAGAGTACCAAACAGGACAATCTTTTGAGAGTTACTGTTCCACCCCTACATTTTGGCCACAGTACTTAACAACTCCATAAAAAATATGTAACACGCCGTATTGTTTTATGGGTGTTTGCAACCTTAACAATGTGACTTTATCTTTAAATATTTGTCTCGAGAAGTATTTAATGTCCATACACATTTATGTTTACAGTTAGTCTAAACCTAAAGTATATAAATAATAGTCTTGAGTCATTGGTTGGAGGTGAAGGTTTGGTTGATTAGGTTAGTTAGGTTTTCTTCTAGCCCATGTTAGAGTGAAGGAAAATTAGTTTGTTCATTTCCTCAGCAGTTACCTGCTGCCTCCTCTTCATAGCCAAGCTCTGCTCACACACAGTCACGCACTCTCTGCGTATGCCCACAGCAGGCACTGCAAGTAGCCACAGTGCCAGGCGAGCGAGCCTGGGGAACTTCTCGCCCACTGTTGAGCTCCAATACTGGAAGAGATCGGGTGCACCTTGGAGGAGAGGCTCAGCCAGGTATTGAAAAATCTCTTGTCTAACTTGGCTTTGGCTGTCATCGTTACCAGACACGGTGCAAGATGAGGACCCGCGTGAGGGGCCACCattgtttccacttccctcaacTCGGCTTATTTTAGGAGTGGGGGGGCCATCGGCGTCCCGCTCGTCGCCACCTGAACCTCCACCGCCAGTGATACCACCATCCCTGGTTTCAGCAGCCATTTCGCACGCACGAGAGATTATGTCTTCATGCTGGTAGGCTGGCACTGAACGCAGCTTGAGCTGTGGGTCCAGGACCATAGCAACCTGGTGAGCTCGTTCAACctggcaaaaaggaaaaacgatACGGTCAGTACTTCCTTATAGAAAATACTCTATTTATCTTGTTGTTGTTAAACACTGTATTGTACAGTCAAGATGCAAATATCAGGTGAAATGAAttctataaaataaaaactagaatTGCCACACAGAACAAGCCAGTTCTAatgtaacttatttaaattaagatgaaagaaacattCATTTAGTAATACAGAAGCTATTAAATGTAAGCAATACCAGGTTAATACCTTGAAGTTTTCCTTGAGTGCTTCTAGGAAATAGTGGCAGAGTTTGCTAGCTGTGCCGGTTCCAGCCTCTCCAGCTTTGGATGTGAAGAATTTCTCCAAGCGCAGGTAGACAGGCAGCACCTGCTGTAAAGTTGGTCTCCTCTGGCTGCTCAGCTCCAGAGCTGCCAGGCGCAGAGGTGCCAGCAGACAAGCCAGGGTGCCTAGCAGATGCTTGTTGAGACCTTGGAGGAGCGGGGCTGTGGCCTTACTGCGGCCATAAGCCTCACAAATCTGTTCAAAGTGGGCGTGGACCTGCAGGAGAGCTTCGGCCATACGATCCCAACAAGGAGGGGTGGGGCATTGTGCAGGGTTGCCCTGTGCACCTTCCTCAGTTGTGCTTGTGGATGTGTTGGTACACTGTTCATCACGGAGAACGAGTGTGGTAGAGGAGGAGATATCTCTGCATGTGGAGAGAAGCTCAGCCAGCTCATGAAGCCCTCGAGCCTGGAGGCTTCGCTTCCCAAGAACGGCCTGAACAACCGCACCGAGTGAGCATCCTGCGCAGCGCAAACATATCCGCCCCCGGCCCCCGCCTCCCAGTGGTGACCCTCCAAATCCTGCCGCCCACACTCTGGGCTCAGAGACATACACAGTGCGGATGTCTGACATCACAAACTCAGAAAGCACGTTCTGCACCCAGTGATGAACCTGTTCTGGCCCTTCCCTCAGCTCAGCCTCCCTTACACCAAGCACGTAACGCTTCAGTCTCGAGCCCTCCACCTGGTAGGCTGTTAGAACGTAGCAGGCGTCTGGGCCAGATGTCTGGGAGTGGCAGGTGACTGCGATGCCAAGCGAAGCATTGGAGCCTAGAGCACACGTGACCTTGACTTTTACTTGGTTGTACATGCGGGGCAGCTGGCGCAGTGCCAAGGCACTCATGTTGCCAAGAGCATCACGGGTTGAGTAGGCACCATGACGAGCACCCGTATCCACTAGGGTCTGTGCCAACTTCAGGAAGTCCTTGCTGTTGAGCACATTTAGCATGCTCAGATCTGAACACATTACCCGTAATAGGCGTTCAGCCACCTGCTGGCGCTCCTTCTCAGGTAGTCCATTATTCTCTGCCAGGACAGACAGCAGATGGATGGTTAGGAAAGCAGAACAAATGATAAGAAAGACAATTAGTGTTTATGTTTCTTTGGATATTCTGgcagaaacattaaaataagaaaaaggatATAAAAACGATCAGAGGGGGATTATGACATGGTGCGAAGTCATTGCAATCAAAGGGGAAAGCTACACAGAGCAGACACCACTGCTGCCTTTATTAATCAGAGACATAGATAACTTCTGTGTTAATGTTCCTAGAAGGCTTATTTAATAAACCAATGACATGATGAGAGCTACAGCACGAATGCAACATTACGGTATTTTCAAAGAGCTGTTGGCGTAGTGCTCTAGTGCTACACAGAAAACAATCCAAATGtccaaaatgttttatttctgtttatttttacttaCTCAGTAGCGATAACGGCAGAAAATGTATTGTGAAAGAGACGGTATGCAAGAAAATTGCCCAGTGGGATATTACATATGGGAAGCCTCTTAACCACCAGGCTTAATGAAGTTGCGGTACTTACGGGTGAGAGCATGGTTTCTCTGGGAGATACTTTGAGGCTGGATTTGTAGTTTAACTGAGGAATGGGCCTGAGCCTGAGAGCCTCTCCACAGCTGCTCCTGAGGACCCGAAACTGAAGAGGTTTTGGGAGAGTCCCCTTTGGTGTGGTTCTCATTATCAGCTGTTGACAGAGAGATGGAAGATCTGGCTGAGTTGTTAATGGAAAAAAGCACAAGTTAATTGTATTGAGTGGAAGAAAATGTAAAGATTAAAACCATGACACAAAATAACCGTCTTTAAAAGAACCAATAACTTGGCCTCCCTGTGGTTGACAAATTGcaccttaaaaataaataccacAAGTTAAAGAATTATTTTCCTAGTTGTTTCTCATTATAAGATCACACAGCGTTCCATCCATGGTAATTAATTTGCCAAAGTCAATCTCaccaatattaaaaaaaccctcatAAATCCAACTGATATATAATTTGTTTCACAGCTGAATCTGAAAATGAATCACACAATTCCAGCTGAAGACAGGGAACATGATTCATACTTAACAGGATAACTACGTACAATTGAAGActtaaatcattaaataaaaaaaagactcaaaCATAAATACTTTCTTGCTTTCCTGGTTTGCgtcttcatttatattttttagtgTTCGCAAGTTTTGTCAGAATATTTGGCTTAATTGCttaaaaactgattttcttcagaactaaacaaaaaaacaaacaaacaaacaaacaaacaaacaaacaaaaaatcagcTTTGACATTTTACgattaactgaaaaaataaaagcagagaatACAACTCTATTCTGTGCAGTCCTGGGAAACTAAGcacaccccatgattcagtacCCTGCAGAACCATTTTTAGCAGAAAGGACCTGAAGTCATCCTTTTCTGCATGATGTCTCTCACATCGCTGTGGAGAACCtctggcccactcttctttgcaacactgctttagttcattgaggtttgtagGCATTTATCTTAAGGTCCCCCCTACAACATTTCAGTTGGGTTAAGGTCTGGACTTTtcttcagccattctgttgctGCTCTGATTGGTCTGTCAGTATATTAGCTGCAGATCGTGGTTAACTTTATCACACCACAAGCACACGCTCAAGTCCTgtagctgcaaaacaagccgaaATGATGGTGGATACAGATACAGGTATACCTGTATACACCACAGTGTTTGACATTCGATTAAGGTGTTTGTGCAGATATGGCATGTCTGTTTTTTGCCAAATGTGGTTCATTTGTgaattatggccaaacatctttGTTCTCAACTGTCCCAAGGACATTGCGTTTTTGTGGCTTGTTTAGATGCAAACTTCTCGACCTAAGCTGTGCTGTCATGTTCTTCTTAGAGAGCAGAGGCTTTTTTGTGGTAAACCATCCAAACAAGCCCTACTTATTCAGTCCTTTTCGAATTGTACTGTCATAAACTTTACATAAAGGTCTCAGTtatcatgttaaatgttaaagtctgagatgtagcttttGGGTtaaactttttgggatttaccCCTGGAAGGTTTGTAGATGCAGTAAAGGTGTTTTTTGCAGGACTGCACAGAGTCTAGAGAAAACTCTTTTCACatgaacagacacacacatacacacacagtgataaatGATGCATCAAATCTTTGCAACACTATTTCCAGCAAACTCAGATCCAGATCTGCAACAACCATCATTATTGGCAGATATAGAAATATTATGTACAGTAACATGGAATACTAATTAAACAGTGGTGATATGTGATGAATGGCAGTTTTGAATGTATCGCAGCCACTGACAGTGCGTTCACGTTATGTACTTTTTCCGCTGTCGTGCTTTACATGCATTTGTAGTCGTGGACTCACCAGCATGGGACTGCATGTGCTCCAGCAGGTTGTTGTAGAACTGGAACTGGATGCCACAGGCACCACAAGTGTACGGTTCTAAAATAAATCACAAGGCCCAGAAGAGTGTTGACTCTTTGTCAGAGGCAAAAATTAAAATACTGTCTGTCCCTCATGTGCACTGGATTTCTGCAAAATACAGCAGCTCCGAAACTCAGGCACGCCAGTATGTGGTAAAAGTGACTCCTTTTGAAAAAGCATTTATGAAatctatgattttttttatagagATATTTAATACTTAACAATAACAGTGAGCCTAATAAAATGTTGCTGCCCAAAGGAGACAATGCCAAGTTGTCAGATGTCAGTAAAGACTAACAATGGGCATCTTGATCAGACACTTTGTTATAGTcaagacaaaagaagaaaaatatatcACCACAATTGCATAAAGAAAGTATTTTCACTAAATAACAAcagattaacaaaaaaaaaaaaaaatcctcaaggaaaacagaaaatggCAAAATAAGCAAGATGCGTGCTTACATGCATATATTTGTTTAAGGCAGAAAGGTGTGGTTAGACTTACTCTGTGCTGTAGAGAAAGAGGTGGCCACCAGAGGGCTTGGCGTTCCTGTTAACAGGAGGACAGGAGGGGGAGGAATTTAAAACTACAGAGACAGTGGACCAATCTGCATCACTCATTTCCCTTCCTCATTTTATCACCGCATTAATATaacttcatttatttgtttattttatttttttgcattcatATTGTGTTTACTTTGAATATAATGgaacacaacagaaaaacaaagcaatttACTAAACCTTGGAAAGAGATTATATTGTATTGATTCTTTAAAAAGCAACTAAAGTGCTCCGTGTCCACACCTAAACATTAAAAGACAACAGATTTACATATAGCCCTTATGTTCTTTGACATAATCTTCTTGTTTATAGATATACCACTCACAATGCTCCTCCCACACTTATGGCACATGTCAACTGAGTGTTTTCATAGGTGAGGAATTGCTTTGCGAGCCACCAGACTGAGACAAAATAGATAGACTGACAGGTGCCGTCCCTTTTTTCCAGCCTCGTCCAGCTGTGCAAACACTGAGCAAACGCCTGATTGGATGAAACTAACATGGCAGCTTGTTTGCCATGAAGTGTTCTCTTCATAAATGAAAACAGTCCAACATATATGAAAAAGATGTAAGGTGAGAAAGAAACTGATTGCTTAAACTGATTTTAGATTGACAATGGCTACATTAATGCTTCTCAAGAGTTTTCAGAGCTGCTGTCTCTCACTGGAAGCCTTGTATTTGCATAAAGTAGCTTAATTTAACTTAAGCAAATCATGAGTAAGCAACTCAATTTCCTGTCACTCAAAACGCAACTCTGCACTGTCAGACAGCACTGCTTTCCTGTGGACATTAAGAGCATCAAGCACCACTTGTGATAACCACTGAAACTCATCCACAGTATCAAAATAGCATCCCTTCTTTTCATttcagagaagaaaaataagtttaaggGTCCCAAATCTGAAACAGGATCAGTGGAGGGTATCAATTACGATGGTAAAGAACAATAAATTTCCATGTTGGTACATGTTGACATGTGCCATGGTTCGGgtcatttttgctttattttcttctgactCCTCAAGATTTTACAGTGTTATTCCATCTCAAATTAAGGTGGACCTACTGCTCAACCATCTCCAATTTGCAGTGATTGCTGTGAAATTTTAGCTTCACGTATAAAATACTTTTCAAGATCCATCTGcctacctctttttttttcttttttctttttttttttaaaaatagtctGTCAACCCACTTTCAGGCCATTTTTTCACAAATTGAAATCTGAGGCAGTGTGGGTGCATGATTACCTGAAAAACTATTACAGATAAAAGCCTGAAATCAGTCCCAAATTATAAATCTTGATTCATTTCGTTGGTGAGAAGCACCAGTGAAAGTTTCTCCTTTTATCTTCAAGAGTTTTTGAGATGTACACATTCAAACATTGCTTCAGAATTCAAcgtgtgaaaaaaaatggacTAAAAGTATGTTGAGGGACCATtttgcaaaaagaagaaaaaaaaaataaaaaaatattggaACTTATTTGGTATATGAACCTAAACTTTCACAGCAATCATATAAGATATGCGTTTCCAAACTTTGGACCATAAAATTTGTAGGAAAACAGAAGGTCgagcagaaaatgttttaaaacttAGCTGCTCTGAGATGGCAGGACCCTTCAGTCTGCCCCTGGGGGATGAATTCACAGTGCACAATTCAGTGAATGCTGTAGGAAACAACAGGCTGTTTCTTGGAGGCACAGTTGACGTGATGCATCTTATTTGGGCTTGAATCATAAAGGCTCATTCACTAAAGATTTCTGTTACGGCTCTAAACCAAATATAAGGTTAACTCACTGTAACACAAAAACGTACATTTCTTTTCTGCACAAGTTTTGGGACCTTGATGTGGTCACCAGCATAAGTGTAATACAGGACCCAGTGTTGATAACATGACATCACATGGAATTGTGTCTTAGAAATGTGACCACTTGTACTTTTTGTATTCGCATTACCATGCATTGCTCCTTTTGTGCACAACAAAACAGTGTAAGAACTTACATGGTTTCTGTTCTTCCATTCATTCATATACCTGAACTGTAGCATtactgaaaatattgtttttattgtttgaacaaaaatattacatttccacacacaaaaaacagtgaCTTGTGCTCACCGCTCGAGTTCTGTGAACTGTTTGTGTCAACCAGACTGGACTGAATTGCACtttccagtttccgcctgaatgGGCTGTCTGTATGTggaaaaaataggaaaaaaacgATGAGTGACATGGTCATGCCAACGACTGTGgataacatttttaatttaaactgaATCTGCACAACAGTTAAAGGGGGAAGCAAAGTTAATGACGTGCAATTTACACTTGATTTTAGTTTGCAGCATGCAAATCAATCACGCTAACAGCCTTGAAAATGATCCAAACGTTCAAATGATATTTAAATATGGGTTTAATTCCTCCTCTTCATTCCATCTTTTTGACCCACTTTTaagctgtgagtgtgtgtgtgtgccatgcTTTAAATAGTTCTTTATGGCACACTGCTTCTTAGCagaattacttttttttgtaaGGGGAGGAGATGGGGGGGccctttgaaaaataaaaattaatgtttaatttcTTGTGTTTAGCAGCTAATGTTTAGGTACTTTaggcaat from the Oreochromis niloticus isolate F11D_XX linkage group LG7, O_niloticus_UMD_NMBU, whole genome shotgun sequence genome contains:
- the znf618 gene encoding zinc finger protein 618 isoform X3: MSAQESPNPGKEQAEGGSAATDAPAKKTTSSPPVTVKKEPGTSETSNGKVSDPNPAEICVVIGGNGGASGGGSRRAQSEGMFALGTPPPTKSTDSCIGSYVCGVCGKKYKYYNCFQTHVRAHRESETMVADGLPQTPNSSFRYSCDICGKKYKYYSCFQEHRDLHAVDDPYEQVVLPVDGLKEEEPVEPYQKIGPREKALTHLYRDGGFSRQQHVPLKTLLAVFAETGSYVCEFCGKQYKYFNPYQEHVALHTPMGSFDLKTSRVQECGSMDMSKFGHSQTGKIKNSPFRRKLESAIQSSLVDTNSSQNSSGTPSPLVATSFSTAQTDNENHTKGDSPKTSSVSGPQEQLWRGSQAQAHSSVKLQIQPQSISQRNHALTQNNGLPEKERQQVAERLLRVMCSDLSMLNVLNSKDFLKLAQTLVDTGARHGAYSTRDALGNMSALALRQLPRMYNQVKVKVTCALGSNASLGIAVTCHSQTSGPDACYVLTAYQVEGSRLKRYVLGVREAELREGPEQVHHWVQNVLSEFVMSDIRTVYVSEPRVWAAGFGGSPLGGGGRGRICLRCAGCSLGAVVQAVLGKRSLQARGLHELAELLSTCRDISSSTTLVLRDEQCTNTSTSTTEEGAQGNPAQCPTPPCWDRMAEALLQVHAHFEQICEAYGRSKATAPLLQGLNKHLLGTLACLLAPLRLAALELSSQRRPTLQQVLPVYLRLEKFFTSKAGEAGTGTASKLCHYFLEALKENFKVERAHQVAMVLDPQLKLRSVPAYQHEDIISRACEMAAETRDGGITGGGGSGGDERDADGPPTPKISRVEGSGNNGGPSRGSSSCTVSGNDDSQSQVRQEIFQYLAEPLLQGAPDLFQYWSSTVGEKFPRLARLALWLLAVPAVGIRRECVTVCEQSLAMKRRQQVTAEEMNKLIFLHSNMG
- the znf618 gene encoding zinc finger protein 618 isoform X1; the encoded protein is MSAQESPNPGKEQAEGGSAATDAPAKKTTSSPPVTVKKEPGTSETSNGKVSDPNPAEICVVIGGNGGASGGGSRRAQSEGMFALGTPPPTKSTDSCIGSYVCGVCGKKYKYYNCFQTHVRAHRESETMVADGLPQTPNSSFRYSCDICGKKYKYYSCFQEHRDLHAVDDPYEQVVLPVDGLKEEEPVEPYQKIGPREKALTHLYRDGGFSRQQHVPLKTLLAVFAETGSYVCEFCGKQYKYFNPYQEHVALHTPMGSFDLKTSRVQECGSMDMSKFGHSQTGKIKNSPFRRKLESAIQSSLVDTNSSQNSSGTPSPLVATSFSTAQKPYTCGACGIQFQFYNNLLEHMQSHAADNENHTKGDSPKTSSVSGPQEQLWRGSQAQAHSSVKLQIQPQSISQRNHALTQNNGLPEKERQQVAERLLRVMCSDLSMLNVLNSKDFLKLAQTLVDTGARHGAYSTRDALGNMSALALRQLPRMYNQVKVKVTCALGSNASLGIAVTCHSQTSGPDACYVLTAYQVEGSRLKRYVLGVREAELREGPEQVHHWVQNVLSEFVMSDIRTVYVSEPRVWAAGFGGSPLGGGGRGRICLRCAGCSLGAVVQAVLGKRSLQARGLHELAELLSTCRDISSSTTLVLRDEQCTNTSTSTTEEGAQGNPAQCPTPPCWDRMAEALLQVHAHFEQICEAYGRSKATAPLLQGLNKHLLGTLACLLAPLRLAALELSSQRRPTLQQVLPVYLRLEKFFTSKAGEAGTGTASKLCHYFLEALKENFKVERAHQVAMVLDPQLKLRSVPAYQHEDIISRACEMAAETRDGGITGGGGSGGDERDADGPPTPKISRVEGSGNNGGPSRGSSSCTVSGNDDSQSQVRQEIFQYLAEPLLQGAPDLFQYWSSTVGEKFPRLARLALWLLAVPAVGIRRECVTVCEQSLAMKRRQQVTAEEMNKLIFLHSNMG